A genomic stretch from Mycobacterium paraterrae includes:
- the acpM gene encoding meromycolate extension acyl carrier protein AcpM: protein MSVSQEEIIAGIAEIIEEVTGIEPSEITPEKSFVDDLDIDSLSMVEIAVQTEDKYGVKIPDEDLAGLRTVGDVVNYIQKLEEENPEAAQALRAKFEAEAESK, encoded by the coding sequence GTCAGCCAGGAAGAAATCATCGCCGGTATCGCCGAGATCATCGAAGAGGTCACGGGTATCGAGCCGTCGGAGATCACCCCGGAGAAGTCGTTCGTCGACGACCTGGACATCGACTCGCTGTCGATGGTGGAGATCGCCGTGCAGACCGAGGACAAGTACGGCGTGAAGATCCCCGACGAGGACCTCGCCGGTCTGCGCACCGTCGGCGACGTCGTGAACTACATCCAGAAGCTGGAAGAAGAGAACCCCGAAGCCGCCCAGGCGCTGCGGGCCAAGTTCGAGGCAGAGGCTGAGAGCAAGTGA